One window from the genome of Anopheles coluzzii chromosome X, AcolN3, whole genome shotgun sequence encodes:
- the LOC120951829 gene encoding double-stranded RNA-specific editase 1-like isoform X2 gives MSSSRRRLHSAGRLCPVERNARRPTTSATGAQAIAASPRRASSPFPFAGGKQTVADTADHQIKEAKHNVMALDAPMNTPDSLSGGEGSQQEGGGGSKAKDSRFFIKKPLNALERKKSEKQRKARQLRRLRKWLMPKNAIVALHELQGPGMTEFTINTNGQETKAELVINNVRYEATAPNKNLAKAQASEKALRDLVFAQMARVKQQRSAGATKSTTASNTDDNVDGANGNSNGDGNDGAAAAGESEPMDCIESEDLPMEHLAAFALHKLFTQWEAEGFEVPFIKPSRTKVVPAASGQTAPAANAQPEQGGGIMPKVTKTVADLPSDASKRHPTALFAYMRPQIAYEDLGSNNDQTNREFIAGLRSDGQYFIGKGRSKKLARKAAAIDACKILFGVEFDESVLQG, from the exons ATGTCTTCGAGCCGCAGGCGGTTGCACAGCGCTGGGCGATTGTGTCCGGTTGAGCGAAATGCGCGTCGCCCCACAACTTCAGCCACCGGAGCTCAGGCTATTGCCGCGTCCCCACGGCGAGCGTCCTCTCCTTTCCCCTTCGCCGGGGGTAAA CAAACCGTCGCCGATACAGCGGATCACCAAATTAAGGAAGCGAAACACAACGTTATGGCCCTAGACGCTCCGATGAACACGCCCGATTCACTCAGTGGCGGGGAAGGCAGTCAGCaggaaggtggtggtggcagtaaAGCGAAAGACTCGcggtttttcatcaaaaaaccacTTAACGCTTTGGAGCGCAAGAAAAGCG AGAAACAGCGCAAAGCGCGCCAGCTCCGTCGGCTGCGCAAGTGGCTGATGCCGAAGAATGCGATCGTCGCCCTGCACGAGTTGCAGGGCCCAGGCATGACTGAGTTCACCATCAACACGAACGGACAGGAAACCAAGGCAGAGCTCGTGATCAACAACGTCCGGTATGAGGCGACGGCGCCTAACAAAAATCTCGCTAAAGCCCAGGCGTCCGAGAAAGCGCTGCGCGATCTCGTCTTTGCGCAGATGGCGCGAGTGAAGCAGCAGCGCAGTGCGGGTGCCACTAAATCCACCACCGCTTCCAACACCGATGACAATGTGGATGGAGCAAACGGCAACAGTAACGGCGACGGCAACGATGGTGCCGCCGCTGCCGGAGAATCCGAACCGATGGATTGTATCGAGTCGGAGGACTTACCGATGGAGCATCTGGCTGCGTTTGCACTTCACAAACTCTTCACCCAGTGGGAGGCGGAAGGGTTTGAAGTGCCGTTCATAAAACCGTCCCGGACGAAGGTGGTGCCCGCCGCCAGTGGACAGACGGCGCCTGCCGCCAATGCCCAGCCCGAACAAGGCGGGGGGATCATGCCTAAGGTGACGAAGACGGTGGCCGATTTACCATCGGACGCTTCCAAGCGCCACCCAACAGCACTGTTTGCATAT ATGCGCCCACAAATAGCATACGAAGATCTCGGCTCCAACAATGACCAGACAAACCGCGAGTTCATTGCCGGCTTGCGGTCGGACGGGCAGTACTTCATCGGCAAGGGACGTTCGAAGAAACTGGCTCGCAAGGCGGCTGCGATCGATGCCTGCAAGATACTGTTTGGTGTAGAGTTCGACGAGAGTGTGCTGCAGGGTTAG
- the LOC120951829 gene encoding double-stranded RNA-specific editase 1-like isoform X4, whose product MALDAPMNTPDSLSGGEGSQQEGGGGSKAKDSRFFIKKPLNALERKKSEKQRKARQLRRLRKWLMPKNAIVALHELQGPGMTEFTINTNGQETKAELVINNVRYEATAPNKNLAKAQASEKALRDLVFAQMARVKQQRSAGATKSTTASNTDDNVDGANGNSNGDGNDGAAAAGESEPMDCIESEDLPMEHLAAFALHKLFTQWEAEGFEVPFIKPSRTKVVPAASGQTAPAANAQPEQGGGIMPKVTKTVADLPSDASKRHPTALFAYMRPQIAYEDLGSNNDQTNREFIAGLRSDGQYFIGKGRSKKLARKAAAIDACKILFGVEFDESVLQG is encoded by the exons ATGGCCCTAGACGCTCCGATGAACACGCCCGATTCACTCAGTGGCGGGGAAGGCAGTCAGCaggaaggtggtggtggcagtaaAGCGAAAGACTCGcggtttttcatcaaaaaaccacTTAACGCTTTGGAGCGCAAGAAAAGCG AGAAACAGCGCAAAGCGCGCCAGCTCCGTCGGCTGCGCAAGTGGCTGATGCCGAAGAATGCGATCGTCGCCCTGCACGAGTTGCAGGGCCCAGGCATGACTGAGTTCACCATCAACACGAACGGACAGGAAACCAAGGCAGAGCTCGTGATCAACAACGTCCGGTATGAGGCGACGGCGCCTAACAAAAATCTCGCTAAAGCCCAGGCGTCCGAGAAAGCGCTGCGCGATCTCGTCTTTGCGCAGATGGCGCGAGTGAAGCAGCAGCGCAGTGCGGGTGCCACTAAATCCACCACCGCTTCCAACACCGATGACAATGTGGATGGAGCAAACGGCAACAGTAACGGCGACGGCAACGATGGTGCCGCCGCTGCCGGAGAATCCGAACCGATGGATTGTATCGAGTCGGAGGACTTACCGATGGAGCATCTGGCTGCGTTTGCACTTCACAAACTCTTCACCCAGTGGGAGGCGGAAGGGTTTGAAGTGCCGTTCATAAAACCGTCCCGGACGAAGGTGGTGCCCGCCGCCAGTGGACAGACGGCGCCTGCCGCCAATGCCCAGCCCGAACAAGGCGGGGGGATCATGCCTAAGGTGACGAAGACGGTGGCCGATTTACCATCGGACGCTTCCAAGCGCCACCCAACAGCACTGTTTGCATAT ATGCGCCCACAAATAGCATACGAAGATCTCGGCTCCAACAATGACCAGACAAACCGCGAGTTCATTGCCGGCTTGCGGTCGGACGGGCAGTACTTCATCGGCAAGGGACGTTCGAAGAAACTGGCTCGCAAGGCGGCTGCGATCGATGCCTGCAAGATACTGTTTGGTGTAGAGTTCGACGAGAGTGTGCTGCAGGGTTAG
- the LOC120951829 gene encoding double-stranded RNA-specific editase 1-like isoform X1, translating to MVFPSVSGWWMSSSRRRLHSAGRLCPVERNARRPTTSATGAQAIAASPRRASSPFPFAGGKQTVADTADHQIKEAKHNVMALDAPMNTPDSLSGGEGSQQEGGGGSKAKDSRFFIKKPLNALERKKSEKQRKARQLRRLRKWLMPKNAIVALHELQGPGMTEFTINTNGQETKAELVINNVRYEATAPNKNLAKAQASEKALRDLVFAQMARVKQQRSAGATKSTTASNTDDNVDGANGNSNGDGNDGAAAAGESEPMDCIESEDLPMEHLAAFALHKLFTQWEAEGFEVPFIKPSRTKVVPAASGQTAPAANAQPEQGGGIMPKVTKTVADLPSDASKRHPTALFAYMRPQIAYEDLGSNNDQTNREFIAGLRSDGQYFIGKGRSKKLARKAAAIDACKILFGVEFDESVLQG from the exons ATGGTGTTCCCTTCAGTCAGTGGATGGTGGATGTCTTCGAGCCGCAGGCGGTTGCACAGCGCTGGGCGATTGTGTCCGGTTGAGCGAAATGCGCGTCGCCCCACAACTTCAGCCACCGGAGCTCAGGCTATTGCCGCGTCCCCACGGCGAGCGTCCTCTCCTTTCCCCTTCGCCGGGGGTAAA CAAACCGTCGCCGATACAGCGGATCACCAAATTAAGGAAGCGAAACACAACGTTATGGCCCTAGACGCTCCGATGAACACGCCCGATTCACTCAGTGGCGGGGAAGGCAGTCAGCaggaaggtggtggtggcagtaaAGCGAAAGACTCGcggtttttcatcaaaaaaccacTTAACGCTTTGGAGCGCAAGAAAAGCG AGAAACAGCGCAAAGCGCGCCAGCTCCGTCGGCTGCGCAAGTGGCTGATGCCGAAGAATGCGATCGTCGCCCTGCACGAGTTGCAGGGCCCAGGCATGACTGAGTTCACCATCAACACGAACGGACAGGAAACCAAGGCAGAGCTCGTGATCAACAACGTCCGGTATGAGGCGACGGCGCCTAACAAAAATCTCGCTAAAGCCCAGGCGTCCGAGAAAGCGCTGCGCGATCTCGTCTTTGCGCAGATGGCGCGAGTGAAGCAGCAGCGCAGTGCGGGTGCCACTAAATCCACCACCGCTTCCAACACCGATGACAATGTGGATGGAGCAAACGGCAACAGTAACGGCGACGGCAACGATGGTGCCGCCGCTGCCGGAGAATCCGAACCGATGGATTGTATCGAGTCGGAGGACTTACCGATGGAGCATCTGGCTGCGTTTGCACTTCACAAACTCTTCACCCAGTGGGAGGCGGAAGGGTTTGAAGTGCCGTTCATAAAACCGTCCCGGACGAAGGTGGTGCCCGCCGCCAGTGGACAGACGGCGCCTGCCGCCAATGCCCAGCCCGAACAAGGCGGGGGGATCATGCCTAAGGTGACGAAGACGGTGGCCGATTTACCATCGGACGCTTCCAAGCGCCACCCAACAGCACTGTTTGCATAT ATGCGCCCACAAATAGCATACGAAGATCTCGGCTCCAACAATGACCAGACAAACCGCGAGTTCATTGCCGGCTTGCGGTCGGACGGGCAGTACTTCATCGGCAAGGGACGTTCGAAGAAACTGGCTCGCAAGGCGGCTGCGATCGATGCCTGCAAGATACTGTTTGGTGTAGAGTTCGACGAGAGTGTGCTGCAGGGTTAG
- the LOC120951829 gene encoding double-stranded RNA-specific editase 1-like isoform X3, with amino-acid sequence MFGDKLKEKIETQYKQHFVAADKALDMEQQTVADTADHQIKEAKHNVMALDAPMNTPDSLSGGEGSQQEGGGGSKAKDSRFFIKKPLNALERKKSEKQRKARQLRRLRKWLMPKNAIVALHELQGPGMTEFTINTNGQETKAELVINNVRYEATAPNKNLAKAQASEKALRDLVFAQMARVKQQRSAGATKSTTASNTDDNVDGANGNSNGDGNDGAAAAGESEPMDCIESEDLPMEHLAAFALHKLFTQWEAEGFEVPFIKPSRTKVVPAASGQTAPAANAQPEQGGGIMPKVTKTVADLPSDASKRHPTALFAYMRPQIAYEDLGSNNDQTNREFIAGLRSDGQYFIGKGRSKKLARKAAAIDACKILFGVEFDESVLQG; translated from the exons ATGTTCGGTGACAAGTTAAAGGAAAAAATCGAAACCCAGTACAAACAGCATTTCGTAGCGGCAGATAAAGCGCTGGATATGGAGCAG CAAACCGTCGCCGATACAGCGGATCACCAAATTAAGGAAGCGAAACACAACGTTATGGCCCTAGACGCTCCGATGAACACGCCCGATTCACTCAGTGGCGGGGAAGGCAGTCAGCaggaaggtggtggtggcagtaaAGCGAAAGACTCGcggtttttcatcaaaaaaccacTTAACGCTTTGGAGCGCAAGAAAAGCG AGAAACAGCGCAAAGCGCGCCAGCTCCGTCGGCTGCGCAAGTGGCTGATGCCGAAGAATGCGATCGTCGCCCTGCACGAGTTGCAGGGCCCAGGCATGACTGAGTTCACCATCAACACGAACGGACAGGAAACCAAGGCAGAGCTCGTGATCAACAACGTCCGGTATGAGGCGACGGCGCCTAACAAAAATCTCGCTAAAGCCCAGGCGTCCGAGAAAGCGCTGCGCGATCTCGTCTTTGCGCAGATGGCGCGAGTGAAGCAGCAGCGCAGTGCGGGTGCCACTAAATCCACCACCGCTTCCAACACCGATGACAATGTGGATGGAGCAAACGGCAACAGTAACGGCGACGGCAACGATGGTGCCGCCGCTGCCGGAGAATCCGAACCGATGGATTGTATCGAGTCGGAGGACTTACCGATGGAGCATCTGGCTGCGTTTGCACTTCACAAACTCTTCACCCAGTGGGAGGCGGAAGGGTTTGAAGTGCCGTTCATAAAACCGTCCCGGACGAAGGTGGTGCCCGCCGCCAGTGGACAGACGGCGCCTGCCGCCAATGCCCAGCCCGAACAAGGCGGGGGGATCATGCCTAAGGTGACGAAGACGGTGGCCGATTTACCATCGGACGCTTCCAAGCGCCACCCAACAGCACTGTTTGCATAT ATGCGCCCACAAATAGCATACGAAGATCTCGGCTCCAACAATGACCAGACAAACCGCGAGTTCATTGCCGGCTTGCGGTCGGACGGGCAGTACTTCATCGGCAAGGGACGTTCGAAGAAACTGGCTCGCAAGGCGGCTGCGATCGATGCCTGCAAGATACTGTTTGGTGTAGAGTTCGACGAGAGTGTGCTGCAGGGTTAG